A window of Clostridioides sp. ES-S-0010-02 genomic DNA:
TGGATTTTATCCTTTCAATTGTTTTATTTCTAATATTAGTAATATTCAAACAAAAAAAGTGAAAATCATTATCGATTTTCACTCTTCAAACTTCAAGCTTTATGCTAAGTCATACACAATACTTCACTACAAAAATTCTACGAAATACTATATAAGACCTAATATTTTTGCAACCTCTACATTAACCTTTAACACATTAACTCTATCTTCACCTAAAACTCCGAAAAGTTTTTTTGAAGTATTATCATCTACAATTTTTTGTAATTTACTCTCTGATATTCCTGATACTTTTGCTATAGCAGGTATCTGAACCTTTGCAGAAGCGGGACTTATATTAGGGTCAAGTCCTGAACCTGATGCTGTAAGCAAATCTGTTGGTATATCTTCTTTTTTTACACCTGGATTATCCTTCAAAAACTGTTCAATGTCTTTTTGAACTCTATCATGAAGCTCTGGATTAGTTGCCCCATAATTAAAAGAACCCGATGAAACACCGCCATAAACTGTATTTCCATCCTTATCTGGTATTAAATCTTCTTTTGTATAAGTATTATAGTTTACTGATGAAACTCTTCCCTTAAAAAATCTTGTATCTGTAAAACTTTGACCAATAAGCTCTGAACCAACCTTTACGCCATTTACTTCTATCATACTTCCATTAGCTTTATCTTTAAATGCAACTTGACTTACGCCTGTTAAAACAAGTGGATATACAAGTCCGCAAACAAATAACAATACAAGACTTACAAGCAATGCTGGTTTTAATGTTTTCATTTTTATATCCTCCATTTATTAACCTAAATTAAGAACCATTACTAAAGGTGTAATTAATAAATCAATTACTTTTATTCCTAAAAATGGTACTATAACCCCACCAAGACCAAAAATAAGCATATTTCTCATTAGCATAGCTTGCGATTTCATAGGTCTATATTTTACCCCTTTCATAGCAAGAGGTATTAAACATGGGATAATTATAGCATTAAATATTAAAGCTGATAATATCGCACTAAATGATGTAGAAAGCTTCATTATATTTAATATCTCCATTTGAGGTATTGCAAGGGTAAATATAGCTGGTATAATTGCAAAGTATTTTGCAATATCATTTGCTATACTGAATGTTGTTAAAGCACCACGTGTTATTAAAAGCTGTTTTCCTATTTCAACCACTTCTAATATTTTAGTTGGGTCTGAATCTAAATCTACCATGTTTGCTGCTTCCTTTGCAGATGTTGTACCACTATTCATAGCAAGACCCACATCTGCTTGAGCAAGTGCAGGAGCATCATTTGTTCCATCCCCTGTCATAGCAACTATTTTACCTTCAGATTGTTCTTTTTTTATTGCCTCTATCTTATCTTCTGGTTTACATTCTGCAATAAATCCATCTACTCCAGCCTCTCTTGCAATTGTGGCTGCTGTTAAAGGATTATCTCCTGTACACATGATTGTCTTTATTCCTATCTCACGAAGTCTAGCAAATCTTTCTACAAGACCTGATTTTACTGTATCCTTTAAGTAGATAATACCGTATATCTCATTATCGACACACACTACTAGAGGTGTACCACCTAATTTTGCTACTCTATTCACACTTTCTTCTAAATCGTCTGGTACTAATCCACCAGAAGATTTTACTCGATTTATTATACTGTCATAAGCCCCTTTTCTAATAGCTGTTCCATCAGATAAATTTATACCACTCATTCTAGTTTGTGCAGAGAATTCTACAAACTCAGCTTCTTCGGCCTCTTTTGTTTTTCCTGTTGAACCTAATTTTATCCCTAAATCAACTATAGACTTTCCTTCTGGTGTGTCATCTTTTAATGAGCACATAACAGCATAGTTTATTAAATTTTTTGAATCTGCATTTCCAACTGCTATAAATTCTGATGCAAGTCTATTTCCATAAGTAATAGTACCTGTCTTATCCAAAATCATAGTATCAACATCACCACAAGCTTCTACTGCTTTTCCTGACATTGCAATAACATTGAATCTAGTTACTCTATCCATACCTGCAATACCAATAGCTGACAATAATCCACCTATAGTAGTTGGTATTAAACACACCAAAAGTGCTATCATAGTAGAAATTGGAATCTTTACACCTGCATAATTTGCCATTGGATAAAGAGAGATTAAAACAACCATAAATATAAGTGTTAATCCCACCAATAAAGTATTTAAAGCAATTTCATTTGGTGTTTTTTGTCTTGAAGCTCCTTCTACAAGAGCTATCATTTTATCTAAGAAGGATTCTCCTGGTTTTGTTGTTATTTTTATTTTTAGCCAGTCACTTACAACTGTAGTTCCTCCTGTAACAGAAGCGAAATCTCCTCCAGATTCTCTCATAACAGGTGCAGATTCTCCAGTTATTGCTGACTCATCCACAGAAGCTATACCTTCTATTACTTCTCCATCATTTGGAATAACTTCTCCTGCATTGACTAAAACAATATCTCCCAGTTTTAGCTCGCTTGCACTTATCATTTTTTCATTTCCTAATTTATCTAAAACTCTTGCAACTGTATCTTTTCTAGTTTTCTTTAATGTATCTGCTTGTGCTTTTCCTCTACCTTCAGCTACAGCTTCAGCAAAATTTGCAAAAAGAACAGTTATAAATAGTATTATTGTTACAATCCCATTATAAGCTCTTAAGTTATTACCTTCATCTCCAAACAAACTAGGTACTATTGTAAGTATCAAAGTTACTATAAATCCAATCTCTACAACAAACATAACTGGATTTTTCATCATATATTTAGGATTTAATTTTTTAAAAGCTTCTATAATGGAAGTTTTGAAAATATCTTTTGTAATAAACTTTGTTTTTTTAGTTTCCATAAAATTTTACTCCCTCCCAATTTTTTAGTGCCATAATACTAGATGCTCTGAAATAGGTCCAAGCGCTAAGGCTGGGAAAAATGTTAAAGCACCAACAATTAAAACAACCAATACTAAAATTATTGTAAATGTGAAATTATCAGTTCTAAGTGTTCCTATGCTTTCATTTACAGAGTTCTTAGATGCTAATAAACTTGATATTGCAAGTAATATTATAATAGACACATATCTTCCAAAAAACATAACTATACCTGTTGTTATATTCCAGAACATAGTATTATCTCCTAAACCTTCAAATCCTGAGCCATTATTAGCTGCTGAAGATGCAAACTCATATAAAACCTGTGATAATCCATGGAATCCAGGATTTGAAATTCCCTCAAGACCTGCTGGTAGTGCTACTGCAAGTCCAGAGAACATAAGTATCAAAAGTGGATGTAATATAATAAGTAAAGCTATAAGCTTCATTTCTTTTCCTTCAATTTTCTTAGTTAAGAATTCTGGTGTTCTTCCTACCATTAATCCACATAAAAATACTGCTATTATAGCGTACATTAGCATATTCATAAGGCCTACACCTTTACCACCAAATACGACATTTAACATCATATTTAAAAGTGGTACTAATCCTCCTAGAGGAGTTAAGGTATCATGCATATTGTTAACTGTACCAGTTGTAAAGGAAGTCGTCACTGTCGTAAACAATGCTGATTGAGCTATACCAAATCTAACTTCTTTACCTTCCATACTTCCCATGCTTTGATTAAGTCCTAATTGTGATAAGATAGGATTTCCTGCACTTTCTGCTCTAAAACAAACTATTAAACCTATTAAAAATATGATTGACATTGCACCAAATACAACCCAACCTTGTTTTTTATTCTTTATCATATGTCCAAATGCAACAACACAAGCTCCTGGTAATATCATCATAGATAACATCTCTACTATATTTGATATTATTGTTGGATTTTCAAATGGATGTGATGAATTTGAACCAAAAAATCCTCCTCCATTTGTTCCTAAGTGTTTTATTGATTCAAGTGCTGCCACAGGACCTTTAGCTATATCTTGAAGTTTTCCTTCTATAGTAGTTACTGTTTCTGTACCAGCAAAAGTTTGTGGTACTCCTTGTGTAACTAATATAATACCAACAATTAAAGCCCCTGGTAAAAGTACTCTTGTTGTTATTCTAATTAAATCTACATAAAAGTTGCCTAATGTTTTCTTTTTGCCTACTAACCCTCTTACAAATGCCATGGCCGCTGCATATCCTGTTGCTGCTGATGTAAACATCATGTATATTATCACTGTCATTTGACTAAGATATGAAAGCCCTGTTTCACCTGAGTAATGTTGAAGATTCGTGTTTGTCATAAAACTTATTATTGTATTAAATGATAAACTTTGTTCCATACCTTTAATTCCATTAGGATTAAAAATATGCATGCTCTGAGTTCTAAGTATTACATATCCTATAAACACCATGACTGCATTTGTAACTAATAAAGCTAAAGCATATTGCTTCCAATTCATTTCTTTTTTCTTATCTATGCTACATACCTTATATATGCCATTGTCTATTTTATCAAACACTTTATCTCCAAATGTTTTTTGGTTAGTGGATATATGATATAAATATTTACCCATAGGTATTACTAAAACCATAAATATCGCCAATACTATTACTATCTGTACCATAAAAATTTTCCCCCCAATTCAACTTGCTTATTACCTCTATACTATTTAGAATTTTTCAGGATTAATAAGCGCATACACCAAATATACTATCAACATTACAATTACAACTGCCAGAAACCACATAGGTAATACCTCCATACATTACATTATTTTTTTTCAGTTTGTTTCCCACACCAGCCAGCAAGCAACTTCATGGAAATAAATCCTATAGCCAGTGACGCTATCATCACTATATCTAACATTTCGACTCCTCCATTTACTTTAGTTTCTTTGATACGTTTTGGTTTCATATTGCTACTTCATTTATCTTATCATTTTAGGTATAAAGATAGGGTTAAGATACATCTATTATTGATTAGTATTGCATAAATATAAAATTAGCTCTTCTCTACTTAATTTAGACATAAAAAAAGGAGGCAAGTTTGCCACCTTTCAAAAATACTGTTATTTAGTTTATATTAACATTCTGGAACTATTTCATTACTCATATCCATATCTAAATTTTTACCATGATAGTAAATAAAATCAATTACTTTACCACTAATCGTAACAGCAATTAAAGAATAAAAAATATCAAATGCGGATAGGTAAACTAATGATAACAACAATACAATAACATCTGTTGCTAGATAAACTTGCCCTATGTTCAAAGATGTAGTCTTAGAAATTACTAATGCTAAAGCATCGTCTCCTCCCGATGCACAACCTGCTTTTACTATTATCCCTACTCCTACTCCTACAGTTATACCTGCCAAAATAGTTGATAAAAGCATATTTTGTGATTGTGGTACAAGAGGTCCTATAGCTTCAAATAAATCATATAATACTGAAAAACTTATAGAAGCTACTATTGAATATATTAGGAATTTTTTACCGAAAAATTTATATCCTACTAAAAGTAGTAAACCATCAATTACAATATTTGCTATTGCTGGTTGTATGTTGAATAAATTTTTTAACAGTAGTAAAATACCTAACACTCCACCTTCTGTTATGTTGTTTAGATAGTAAAAATTATAAACTCCAAATGCTAATATTGCTGAACCTAATAATATAAGTCCAATTCTTTCTAAAAATAACCGCCTGGCCATACATATCCCTTCCTTTTTCTTAATTTATATATATTATATACAAAAGAATTGGCTTTGTATACCACACTTTTTAAAACTTTAATTATACAAAATTTTTTTATTTTTTTCAATAGTTTTTTTATGTTTTTTTATGTTTTTTTAATAATTCTTTTGAACCTTAGTATTTTCAATACTTTAAAT
This region includes:
- a CDS encoding K(+)-transporting ATPase subunit C; translation: MKTLKPALLVSLVLLFVCGLVYPLVLTGVSQVAFKDKANGSMIEVNGVKVGSELIGQSFTDTRFFKGRVSSVNYNTYTKEDLIPDKDGNTVYGGVSSGSFNYGATNPELHDRVQKDIEQFLKDNPGVKKEDIPTDLLTASGSGLDPNISPASAKVQIPAIAKVSGISESKLQKIVDDNTSKKLFGVLGEDRVNVLKVNVEVAKILGLI
- the kdpB gene encoding potassium-transporting ATPase subunit KdpB, translated to METKKTKFITKDIFKTSIIEAFKKLNPKYMMKNPVMFVVEIGFIVTLILTIVPSLFGDEGNNLRAYNGIVTIILFITVLFANFAEAVAEGRGKAQADTLKKTRKDTVARVLDKLGNEKMISASELKLGDIVLVNAGEVIPNDGEVIEGIASVDESAITGESAPVMRESGGDFASVTGGTTVVSDWLKIKITTKPGESFLDKMIALVEGASRQKTPNEIALNTLLVGLTLIFMVVLISLYPMANYAGVKIPISTMIALLVCLIPTTIGGLLSAIGIAGMDRVTRFNVIAMSGKAVEACGDVDTMILDKTGTITYGNRLASEFIAVGNADSKNLINYAVMCSLKDDTPEGKSIVDLGIKLGSTGKTKEAEEAEFVEFSAQTRMSGINLSDGTAIRKGAYDSIINRVKSSGGLVPDDLEESVNRVAKLGGTPLVVCVDNEIYGIIYLKDTVKSGLVERFARLREIGIKTIMCTGDNPLTAATIAREAGVDGFIAECKPEDKIEAIKKEQSEGKIVAMTGDGTNDAPALAQADVGLAMNSGTTSAKEAANMVDLDSDPTKILEVVEIGKQLLITRGALTTFSIANDIAKYFAIIPAIFTLAIPQMEILNIMKLSTSFSAILSALIFNAIIIPCLIPLAMKGVKYRPMKSQAMLMRNMLIFGLGGVIVPFLGIKVIDLLITPLVMVLNLG
- the kdpA gene encoding potassium-transporting ATPase subunit KdpA — translated: MFMVQIVIVLAIFMVLVIPMGKYLYHISTNQKTFGDKVFDKIDNGIYKVCSIDKKKEMNWKQYALALLVTNAVMVFIGYVILRTQSMHIFNPNGIKGMEQSLSFNTIISFMTNTNLQHYSGETGLSYLSQMTVIIYMMFTSAATGYAAAMAFVRGLVGKKKTLGNFYVDLIRITTRVLLPGALIVGIILVTQGVPQTFAGTETVTTIEGKLQDIAKGPVAALESIKHLGTNGGGFFGSNSSHPFENPTIISNIVEMLSMMILPGACVVAFGHMIKNKKQGWVVFGAMSIIFLIGLIVCFRAESAGNPILSQLGLNQSMGSMEGKEVRFGIAQSALFTTVTTSFTTGTVNNMHDTLTPLGGLVPLLNMMLNVVFGGKGVGLMNMLMYAIIAVFLCGLMVGRTPEFLTKKIEGKEMKLIALLIILHPLLILMFSGLAVALPAGLEGISNPGFHGLSQVLYEFASSAANNGSGFEGLGDNTMFWNITTGIVMFFGRYVSIIILLAISSLLASKNSVNESIGTLRTDNFTFTIILVLVVLIVGALTFFPALALGPISEHLVLWH
- the kdpF gene encoding K(+)-transporting ATPase subunit F, with the translated sequence MEVLPMWFLAVVIVMLIVYLVYALINPEKF
- a CDS encoding YitT family protein; amino-acid sequence: MARRLFLERIGLILLGSAILAFGVYNFYYLNNITEGGVLGILLLLKNLFNIQPAIANIVIDGLLLLVGYKFFGKKFLIYSIVASISFSVLYDLFEAIGPLVPQSQNMLLSTILAGITVGVGVGIIVKAGCASGGDDALALVISKTTSLNIGQVYLATDVIVLLLSLVYLSAFDIFYSLIAVTISGKVIDFIYYHGKNLDMDMSNEIVPEC